In a single window of the Branchiostoma floridae strain S238N-H82 chromosome 2, Bfl_VNyyK, whole genome shotgun sequence genome:
- the LOC118407398 gene encoding uncharacterized protein LOC118407398, whose protein sequence is MAPTKDENFKGKYRFVRRDGKLLHGEEAEEESANVFAEEVMKEIKHKQREKDRLLRLKHPALSKETPHDVSQDTDGAFARRATRNSSTEDSGEERKTSKKLNTSARAVRKRVLSVKKSGASTEVDDQAKAYATGLNVAALTADADLTSLTLSPQATAAATGLEANVLTAQASGDTVEVDVQAKAEAKGAEVVAGNVDVRAVDEHVFVGAEAVVTGADVKVGNASVAGVKVEKRAGVTFEGKALEVKAFNVDAAGVRVEEDVGVHMGVKAVELSAFNARVSGTENSVEARAGVELALLKAGGFNQESDTENHGHVLDLTLLDLRVPGKGGGGAATVRAGGGAGSSDNSETDKGSSSDRTRKNRSNIK, encoded by the coding sequence ATGGCGCCGACGAAGGACGAAAACTTCAAAGGGAAGTACCGGTTCGTTCGGCGGGATGGGAAGCTGCTGCATGGGGAGGAGGCGGAGGAGGAGAGTGCGAACGTCTTCGCAGAAGAGGTGATGAAAGAGATAAAGCACAAGCAAAGGGAGAAGGACAGACTGCTGCGTCTAAAACATCCAGCCTTAAGCAAAGAAACTCCTCATGATGTGTCTCAGGACACAGACGGTGCCTTTGCAAGGCGAGCTACAAGGAACTCATCAACAGAAGACAGCGGAGAAGAGAGGAAAACATCCAAGAAGCTTAACACCAGCGCACGTGCCGTCAGAAAGCGAGTTCTAAGTGTGAAGAAAAGTGGCGCTTCCACCGAGGTCGACGACCAGGCCAAAGCGTACGCCACAGGTCTTAACGTCGCAGCGCTGACGGCTGACGCAGACCTGACGTCGCTGACGTTATCGCCACAAGCGACAGCTGCGGCCACCGGGCTGGAAGCAAACGTTCTAACGGCACAAGCTTCTGGAGACACCGTGGAAGTCGACGTGCAGGCCAAAGCTGAGGCAAAAGGGGCGGAAGTCGTCGCAGGAAATGTTGACGTGAGGGCGGTAGATGAACATGTTTTCGTCGGGGCCGAAGCTGTGGTGACTGGGGCGGATGTAAAGGTTGGCAACGCCAGCGTTGCCGGAGTCAAGGTCGAAAAAAGAGCCGGTGTGACATTTGAAGGAAAGGCTCTAGAGGTTAAAGCGTTTAACGTAGATGCAGCAGGTGTGAGGGTGGAGGAAGATGTAGGGGTACACATGGGCGTGAAGGCTGTAGAGTTGTCCGCGTTCAACGCACGAGTCAGTGGAACAGAAAACAGTGTAGAAGCAAGAGCTGGTGTCGAGCTTGCCTTGCTGAAAGCCGGAGGGTTCAACCAAGAGAGCGATACAGAAAACCACGGACACGTGTTGGATTTGACACTTTTGGACTTGCGCGTGCCAggtaaagggggagggggagcgGCGACCGTAAGGGCAGGAGGGGGTGCCGGTAGTTCCGACAACAGCGAGACCGACAAGGGAAGTTCTTCCGATAGAACACGCAAAAATAGGAGCAACATCAAATGA